One segment of Penaeus vannamei isolate JL-2024 chromosome 3, ASM4276789v1, whole genome shotgun sequence DNA contains the following:
- the LOC138859732 gene encoding uncharacterized protein: protein MPDGAVMRNAEESRYKYLGVLEVDGIKHDQMKDQVKKEYTRRVRNILKSKLNGGNIISAINSRAVSVVRYGAGIIKWTKNELEEMDRKTRKLMTMYGAQHPKADVDRLYLKRYDGGRDLLGVEDCVQAEVNSLDKYLCASEENMLKEVNISSILENKKHGQSREDIQKRNLRKRVYGEDIDSSCRVCGAAEETVAHIVSECQKLAQKEYKEVRHDNVAKVIHWKLCEKWGFEKSDKWYTHKPEKVLESNECKILWDLPIQTDKTLEHNRPDITVIEKKSKKCLLIDPACPFDTRIERKEEEKCNNYCDLKYEIARMWRMKEVEVIPVFVGALGSVTKDFEKWIQKLDLGIAAEKLQKPCLLGTARIIRKVLDIK, encoded by the exons ATGCCAGATGGTGCAGTGATGAGAAATGCTGAGGAAAGTAGATACAAGTATCTTGGTGTCTTGGAAGTGGATGGAATAAAGCATGATCAAATGAAAGATCAAGTGAAGAAAGAATATACCAGAAGGGTCAGAAACATATTGAAATCAAAGTTAAACGGAGGAAATATAATCTCAGCCATTAATTCAAGAGCGGTATCAGTTGTCAGATACGGAGCAGGAATCATAAAGTGGACAAAGAATGAATTGGAGGAAATggacaggaaaacaagaaagctGATGACAATGTATGGGGCGCAACACCCAAAAGCAGATGTTGATAGGTTGTACTTGAAAAGATATGATGGTGGAAGAGACTTGCTTGGCGTTGAAGATTGTGTGCAGGCAGAAGTCAACAGTCTTGATAAGTACTTATGCGCGTCAGAAGAAAACATGTTGAAGGAAGTAAACATCAGTAGTATTCTTGAGAACAAGAAGCATGGGCAGAGCAGAGAGGATATACAAAAAA GGAATTTGAGGAAACGAGTCTATGGAGAGGATATTGATTCAAGTTGTAGAGTGTGTGGTGCTGCAGAAGAAACAGTGGCACATATTGTGTCAGAATgccagaaactagcacagaaggaaTACAAAGAAGTTAGGCATGACAATGTTGCAAAAGTGATCCACTGGAAATTATGTGAAAAATGGGGATTTGAGAAATCTGATAAGTGGTACACACACAAGCCTGAAAAAGTATTGGAATCCAACGAGTGCAAGATTTTATGGGATCTccccatacaaacagacaagacactgGAACACAATAGACCGGATATCACTGTAattgagaaaaaaagcaaaaaatgccTTCTTATCGACCCAGCATGTCCATTTGACACTCGtattgaaaggaaagaagaagaaaagtgcaacaattactgcgacttgaaatatgagattgcaagaatgtggagaatgaaagaagttgaAGTAATCCCTGTATTTGTAGGGGCATTAGGATCTGTGACGAAAGACTTTGAAAAATGGATTCAAAAGCTAGATTTGGGAATAGCAGCCGAAAAGTTACAAAAGCCTTGTTTACTTGGAACAGCCAGGATTATTCGGAAAGTCTTGGACATCAAATGA